The genomic segment TTCATAATAAATGTAAAGTTAACAAAGAACAAAATAGCCAGAATAGGATTAAGGTATATCGCAGTAAAAATAATGAAACCCATATTAATCACCTCATCCAAATTATACCATATATGCCTGGGTGATTATCAATATGCGCTCAGTTAGTCTGCATGTGCCTCGTAAATGAACGCACCACATACAGACTAAGCACTTCACTACCGAGCAATGGGTATTTTCTACACATAGCCCTATACAACCGTAACCACATAAAACACAAACTCCCCGCAATCCCCACTATCCCAAGGCCGACAATACTTCAAAGAAATCGACGTCATTCCTCGCCGTAAAGCCTGGAAAGATATCACCTGATGCCCCTCTTGCCCAATACGAGCCGGTGATGATGGAGGAACAAAATGATTCGCATGCAACGATAAAAAGCGAGCATCGACTGGATTAGACAAGTCCCACTGGTAGCCGGTTGAGGGATTTGCCACTAGCGAAATTGTGAACAAGTTGCCTTCCTGAACTTGTAGTGTATACGTTGAGGTCTTAATCACTGGCCTTCCTTCCTCCTTTTGGATGAAGTGGTAACCCATTTTCCATACCATATGAAAAAAGTTTTGATAGCTGCTAACGACAAAACAAACAGTTAAAATTTTATTTTCATTCATTTCATGAGATCCAATTCGTTTACAAGTTGTGGAATTGCTTGATACATCTATCATTTAGCGAAATGATTATGATGGAAAATAGCCATTATACGGACAATGTTCCTAATTAATTTGAAACAATTAGTATGATCTGGAAAGGAATATGCAAGATGTTGGCGAATAAGTAGGGACAAAGACATATATTGTCGAAATGTCTGCTGTTATTTGTAATCTTTATTACCTAGTTATTGTTATGGCTAGAAATATCCAGAGTGAGTAGAATTTCTTTTGCTCGTGCATGTAGGTACATTTCCCAGCACTTCCATGGCGCAGAATATCTCGCGCATGGAAGAAGCTTTTTCTTTGTGTTCATACTTGCTAGGAAAGGGAAAGGAAAATTGATGGAGAGCATTGCAGAATTATTTAAGAAAAAAGAGTACTACCACGCATTTCAGCCTATATGTCAACTTCCTGAGAAAAGTAGGATAGGGTATGAAGTATTACTTCGCAGTAAAGCGGGGATCCATCCAGAGGCATTGTTTTCTTTGGCGAAGGAAAACAAAATGCTGCCAGAACTCGACGTCCATTCCCTGCATCATGCACTCTCGACTTTTTTTCATTCGTCGCTTGAACACAAAAACGAGCTTTTATTTGTGAATATTTTTCCTTCTACCATAATAGAAGACACATTTCCTGGCTTCATTCAAAAGATCGCTCGTTCCTTCCGTCCCTTTTTAACCCAAATCGTTTTGGAGATCAACGAATCGATTATGGAAGGAGAATGCTGGAGCGAACCCATTTTTACACGACGCATAGCTGAATTGAAAAAGATGGGGTTTCTAATTGCACTGGATGATGTCGGAGATGGCGCGAACATATTCAGTAAAATTGAAGATATTTCGCCAGATTACATCAAGATTGATCGCTTTTTTTCGCAAGAGCTCTCGAGTTCATTAGAAAAGCAAAAGACTGTAAAATTGTTTGTCGATTTTTGCAAAGATGCACCTCAACTCATTCTCGAAGGAGTTGAAGAAGAAGAAGATTTTGCTTGCGCTTCTTTTTTGGGCGTTGCAATCGGCCAGGGATACTTGTTTGGTAAACCAGGCAGCTTGCCGGACGAATAAGAGGACAATGCAGAATTGGAGGAATTTTTATGGCTAGTGATAACAACGTATATTCTCGGAAGGCAACGCTTTCCTTAAAAATATCCGAGTTTGAAGTCCCTCCGATGCAGGATCTGTTGATCATCGGACGGAAAGCACCAATTGGTCCTGAGGCTGTAAGGAGAATGGCGGATGCACTTTCACCAGAGCAGTTTACATTACTGAAAATGGATCATCCAAAGATTGAGGCGGTTTTGTTAAGGAATACCCTTTTGCAAATGATTGATGAAAAATTATTGATGAAAATCATTCTGGAAGAGGCAGAGCGTATGATTAGCGACTCTATGGTTCTGCGATCTGAGTTAAAAATAGCATTGTCTGTTCAACGAGAGGTGGATCTTTTATGAACATCTCCGACATCATGACGACGACGATTTGTACCATCACCTCTGACAAAAGTGTCTCTTATGCGGCGGAGCGAATGAACGAATCTCATGTTGATTCGTTAGTTGTCATGGATCACGGAGAGGTACTAGGAATGGTTACGACGAGAGACGTTCTGTCAGCTCATCCTAATCGAATCGTTGCCGATGCCATGAGTAGTCAGCCGTTCTATCTGTCAGCCAATCACAACGTTTGGGAGGCCTATCACGCGCTTCATCAAGAACAAAATGGGCTTGCTTTGGTCAAACAAGAAGATCAAGTGATCGGATTCGTCACAAAAGAAATCGTAGAGATGAAAATAGCAGAATATCGAGACCCATTATCGGGTTTGTATCGCGCTCCATACATCCAGTTTATTGGGGAAAATTTTTTAAAGGAGCGAAAACCTTTCCATTTGCTTTTTATCGATTTGAACGACTTTGGCCGAATTAATAAGCTGCATGGTCATCCATTCGGGGATGATGTCATCCGGACCTATTCTTCGGTTCTCTCTTCTTTGGCTGAAGATCAGGGGGATTATTTATGTCGTTATGCAGGGGACGAGTTTGTTTTGATCTCTACGATTTCCGATGAACAAATTCAGGAATACATTACGCTCATTACACGTCCAACAAACGTTCTGGATATCTTTGTATCTGCAGCGGTTGGTCATGTGAACGGGTACCAAACACCAGACTTCTTCGCTAGATCATGGCGGGAATTAATCGCTGAAGCAAGTTTAGGCTCTTCAGCTGCCAAGTTATCCAAAACACTTTCTTCCACAGTGGGATAGGAAAAGTATAGTTTGCTGGCAATGCGCATA from the Brevibacillus brevis genome contains:
- a CDS encoding protease inhibitor I42 family protein, encoding MIKTSTYTLQVQEGNLFTISLVANPSTGYQWDLSNPVDARFLSLHANHFVPPSSPARIGQEGHQVISFQALRRGMTSISLKYCRPWDSGDCGEFVFYVVTVV
- a CDS encoding EAL domain-containing protein, whose product is MESIAELFKKKEYYHAFQPICQLPEKSRIGYEVLLRSKAGIHPEALFSLAKENKMLPELDVHSLHHALSTFFHSSLEHKNELLFVNIFPSTIIEDTFPGFIQKIARSFRPFLTQIVLEINESIMEGECWSEPIFTRRIAELKKMGFLIALDDVGDGANIFSKIEDISPDYIKIDRFFSQELSSSLEKQKTVKLFVDFCKDAPQLILEGVEEEEDFACASFLGVAIGQGYLFGKPGSLPDE
- a CDS encoding CBS domain-containing protein; this translates as MNISDIMTTTICTITSDKSVSYAAERMNESHVDSLVVMDHGEVLGMVTTRDVLSAHPNRIVADAMSSQPFYLSANHNVWEAYHALHQEQNGLALVKQEDQVIGFVTKEIVEMKIAEYRDPLSGLYRAPYIQFIGENFLKERKPFHLLFIDLNDFGRINKLHGHPFGDDVIRTYSSVLSSLAEDQGDYLCRYAGDEFVLISTISDEQIQEYITLITRPTNVLDIFVSAAVGHVNGYQTPDFFARSWRELIAEASLGSSAAKLSKTLSSTVG